The following proteins are encoded in a genomic region of Zea mays cultivar B73 chromosome 9, Zm-B73-REFERENCE-NAM-5.0, whole genome shotgun sequence:
- the LOC100274227 gene encoding 40S ribosomal protein S7, translating into MYTARKKIQKDKGLEPSEFEDSVAQAFFDLENGNQELKSDLKDLYINGAIQLDVAGSRKAVVIHVPYRLRKAFRKIHVRIVRELEKKFSGKDVVIVATRRIVRPPKKGSAVQRPRTRTLTAVHDGILEDVVFPAEIVGKRVRYRLDGAKIIKIFLDPKERNNTEYKLDTYTTVYRRLCGKDVVFEYPMAENA; encoded by the exons ATGTACACCGCGAGGAAGAAGATCCAGAAGGATAAGGGCCTTGAGCCCTCCGAGTTCGAGGACTCCGTCGCCCAG GCTTTCTTCGACCTGGAGAACGGTAACCAGGAGCTCAAGAGCGACCTCAAGGACCTTTACATCAACGGTGCTAT CCAGCTGGATGTTGCCGGGAGCAGGAAGGCTGTTGTGATCCACGTCCCATACCGCTTGCGTAAGGCCTTCAGGAAGATCCATGTcaggatcgtcagggagctggAGAAGAAATTCAGCGGCAAG GATGTGGTAATTGTTGCCACAAGGAGGATCGTGAGGCCGCCCAAGAAGGGTTCAGCTGTTCAGCGCCCTCGCACCAGGACTCTGACTGCTGTCCATGATGGCATCCTGGAGGATGTTGTCTTCCCAGCTGAGATTGTGGGGAAGCGTGTCAGGTACCGTCTGGATGGTGCCAAGATCATCAAG ATCTTCTTGGACCCAAAGGAGAGGAACAACACAGAATACAAGCTGGACACCTACACTACGGTCTACCGCAGGCTGTGTGGGAAAGATGTGGTCTTTGAGTACCCTATGGCCGAAAATGCATAA